GGTCGGGGCTCGGCACGCCTGCGCCCGCGCGTTTCTGGAACTGCTTCGTGATCCAGCCGACGATCCCGCGCCCCGTGTCGTGCGGCTGCGGCGTGTTGGTTTCGGCGACCAGCACGTCGCCGTTCGGCAGCGTGTAGAGCCAGCGCGGATGCTCCAGATTCGTGGCGAACGGCGTCACGGCGAAGCCGGGCGGCGCAGTCGGATGCGAGCCCGACGGACGCGCTTCGACGGGCGCGACGTGGACCGTCGGGACGAGCGAGGTGTCGGGCGCGGGCAATGTCGGCGACGGGCCGAAGCTCGCTTCTTCGGGCGCCGTCGATGGCGTGGCGCACGCGGCGAGCGGAATGACCAGGATCGCGGTAAGAGTCGGATGGACGCGCATGGGGCCTCCTGCGTGGATTCAGTTGGTGTCTAGCAAGCGTCCTGCCCAGCGTTTTATCCGGCTTACCCGGCGATATCTATCCACAGAAATTGTTGAGAGGCTTGTGGATAAGCTTGGGGTAGCTGGCGTAAGTCTTTGATGTGGTGGGGGTTTGAGGGTGCGGTGCGGAGTGGGGCATCGAAGTGGGCATCGGGTGGTTCGGCTGGGACCGGCGTGTGGGGAGCGCGACGCGAACGTTCAGTGTGTCGGCACCCTCGGCCTTCGAGGGAAAAAAGGGTGGTCGCGAGACCACCCAAAACAGCAGCAAGCGAGTTCTCGGGGTGATCCAGCCTGCGATTTGCATGGTAGTACGAACTATTCTTAACGGACAATCGGACGTGATAAGACAATTTAAAGTCACTTGTTCATACTCGAGAATCTTCCTGCGAATCACTCGCGCATACCACGCCTTATCCACAGAAACCGTGGAGAAGCCTGTGAGTATCCTGAGCAAGACTCACGCAAGTCCTTGATGCTATTCGAATTGCTTGCGATGCATCGCGGGTCGGTTGGTCGGCACAAAAAGCTGCGCCCGTCGTTATCCACAGATTTTGTTCACAACCCTGTGGACAACACCAGAACTCACCGCCCATCTACCTGACGCATCACGACTTTTCAGCCCAAACCCATCACGCAGCACGCCACACTACCCCCGTGCATGCACACGCTCACGCGTACCCTGCAGCCGCTCGCGCACAAACCGAACATGCTCGCGCAACACATAAAAACCGTCGGCATAAGCGAGCGGCATCCGCAGCATGTCCAGCGACGCCTCGATCCGGTCGAGTTCGGCCAGCAGCCTGGCGCGCTCGTCGGCGGACGAATCGCGCATCGCGTCGCGTTCGATCGCAATCAGCGAACCGTAATAGCGATAGATCCGCGAACGCACCCGCCAGGTGAACAGCGCGGGAATCAGCCGCAGCGCCGGAAACAGCAGCACGGCAATCGGCAGCAGCAACACCAGCAGACGATCGACCACCGTCGCCAGCCAGAACGGCAGCGTGCGGTACAGAAAACTCTTGCCCGACTTGTAGTAGCGCATCGCGTCCTCGCTGATCCGGTATTCCCGGACCACGGGGTTCGGGAACTGCCCGGCTTTCTGCAGCAAGCCAGCCATGCCGTGCACTTCCTGCGCCGCCTCGATCAGCAGATCGGAAATCGCCGGATGCAGGCTCGCGCGCGCGACCAGTTCGGCCGTCGGACTGATCAGATGGATCGTCTCGGGCGGAATCCGGCGGCGCAGGTCGAGCACGCCGGGCGGCAGTTCGAGTTCGTCGAGATACGGAAAGACGCGCGCGTAGGCGGCCGCCTCGTCGAAGTTCAACACCGAGACGCCCGGAATGCCGAGCAGACGGAGCATCAGCACGCGCGTCGCCGAGTCGCCGCTCAAGAGCGCCGCATCGACCTGGTTGGAGACGAGCGCCTTCGCGGCGTCGAGTCCGTCGAGCGGCAGCAGCGTCGTCTCGCCGCCCTGCCCGATGCCGTTCGCTTCGAGCAGCTTCAGCGACAGCAGGCGCGTGCCGCTGCCCTCGCGGCCGATCGCGATGCGCTTGCCATCCAGATCGGACAGCTGCGTGACGCCGCTGCCACGATAGAACACGACGAGCGGCACATAGGTCACGCTGCCGAGCGACATCAGCGACGTCGTATCGCGTCCGCCCGCGACGCCGCCCTGCACGAGCGCGATATCGACTTTCTGCTTCGGATCGAGCAGCCGGTCGAGGTTCTGCACCGAGCCGTCCGACACCAGCACCTTGAGCGTTACGCCGTTGCGCGCGAGGATCTTCTTGTACTCCTCGGCGATCTGCATAAAGGAGCTGTCCTGCGGGCCGGCGCTGATCGTGATCGTTCGCGGCGGCGCCGGATCGACGAGCCACACGACCAGCCAGATGACCACCGCGAACAGCACCACGAACGGTAACGAGGTCAATGCGAGATCGCGCCACACGGGATGCGTGTGATCGCGAAGGAAGTGCGGAGAATGCGGACGAAGTCCTTTCATGTTCCGGCTCGCCTCCGATGTGCGCCACCGTCAATCGTAGCCGTCTCGCGCGATTCTGTGGAGCCACCTTGCGATGCCTCCAAACCCCAGCCAGCCGATGCAAAACGACTGGCCACAACAAAATCGCGCGAGGCACTTGCGCGATCGAAAAGGTGTCTCTATAATTCGCGCCTTCGCTAGGCTCGTAGCTCAGCTGGTTAGAGCACCACCTTGACATGGTGGGGGTCGTTGGTTCGAGTCCAATCGAGCCTACCAACGAATATGCAGTACAGAAAAGCGGCAAGCATCTCGTATGCTTGCCGCTTTTTTGCATTCTGCGTCCGCGCAACTTTACACGCCACACACCAACAAAAAAGCCGAAGAACAAACCTGTTCTTCAGCTTTCGTTCATCGCGATGCATCGCGCTCTATCGCGCGACGTCCGGGATCAGCGCGACATCATGTTCATGCTGACGTTGTGCATGACCCAAACCGTACCGAACACCAGGAACATCACGGCCAGCACGGTGTAGGCAAGGGCGAGCGTGTTCCATCGCTGACCGGACGTCGAGACGCTCATGTGCAGGAAAAACACCAGATGCACGACGATCTGCACGACCGCGAGCGCGGCCAGCACGAACGGTGCGGACGGGGCCGGCAGCCAGCCCTGCATCACGATGCCGAACGCTGCCGCCGTCAACACCACCGCCAGCACGAAGCCGACCACATAGCCGCCGATACCGCCGTGCCCTGCTTCGGCATCGAGCGCATGGGAATTCGAGTGGGCCATCAGACCATGCTCCCAAGATAGACAAAAGTGAACACGCAGATCCACACGACATCGAGGAAGTGCCAGAAAAGGCTCAGGCACGTCAGTCGCGTGATTTCGCGCTGCGTCAGTTGCGGCGCGCGCGCCACCTGGACGGCGAGCACGGCCATCCAGATCAGACCCGTGGCCACGTGCAGGCCGTGCGTGCCGACCAGCACGAAGAACGACGACAGGAACGCGCTGCGCGACGGACCCGCGCCCTCCGCGATCAGATGCGAGAACTCGCTCAGTTCCAGCTTCAGAAAGACGGCGCCGAGCACGAACGTGACGACCAGCCAGCCGAGCACCGCGCGCGGGCTCTGACGGCGCGCCGCGACCATCGCGAAGCCGTACGTGATGCTGCTGAACAGCAGCGCTGCCGTTTCGAGGGCAACACCCGGAAGATCGAACAGATCTTTGCCCGTCGGCCCGGCGTTGAACTGATGCGCCATCACGGCGAACGTCGCGAACAACGACGCGAACAGCACGCAATCGGTCATCAGGTACAGCCAGAAGCCGAACACCGAATGCGATTCGCCATGGTGACCGTGGCCGTCGATCTCGTTCAGGGTTGCGGCATGGACTTTTTGTAGCATCACTCGACCTCCGCGAGTTCCGGCGACACATCCACACGTTGCGGAAGCGGGGTGCGGCCTTTGTTTTCTGTTGTCCGCACAACGTCGGACGGAATGTAATAACCATCGTCGCGGCCGAAGCTGCGGCCGATCACGGTCGCCGCAATCGCCACCAGCGAAACGATCGCGAGCCACCAGATGTGCCATACGGCAGCGAAGCCGAACGCCAGGCTGAACACGCCGATAAAGAAGCCGGCGCCCGTATTCGACGGCATGTGGATGGCTTCGTACTTCGCCTGAACGCCGAGGCCCCTGCCCGTTTCCTTCATGTGCGCGAAGGCATCGAGTTCTTCGACGACGGGAATCGTCGCGAAGTTATAGACGGGCGGCGGCGACGAAATCGACCATTCGAGCGTGCGTCCGCCCCACGGATCACCAGTCACGTCGCGATACTCCGGCTTGTTGCGGTTGATGATGCTGACCACGAACTGCGTGACCTGGCAGACCACGCCGATAGCAATCAGCGCGACGCCGATCGCGGCGACGATCATGTACGGGTGCCATGCGGGATCGTCGTAGTGATTCAGACGGCGCGTCGCGCCCATGAAGCCGAGCACGTACAGCGGCATGAACGCCACATAGAAACCCGTGAACCAGAACCAGAACGCAGCTTTGCCGAGTTTCTCGTTCAGCTTGAAACCGAACACCTTCGGGAACCAGTAGCTGACGCCCGCCAGATAGCCGAACACCACGCCGCCGATAATCGTGTTGTGGAAGTGCGCGACGAGGAACAGCGAGTTGTGCAGCACGAAGTCTGCGCCCGGAATGGCCAGCATCACGCCCGTCATGCCGCCGATCGTGAACGTGATCATGAAGCCGATCGTCCACAGCACGGGTGCGGTGATTTCGAGGCGGCCGCGATAGATCGTGAACAGCCAGTTGAAGATCTTCACGCCCGTGGGAATGGCGATGATCATCGTCGCGATGCCGAAGAACGCGTTGACGTCCGCGCCCGAGCCCATCGTGAAGAAGTGGTGCGCCCACACGAGAAACGCCAGCACCATGATCGCGCACGATGCGTACACCATCGTCTTGTAGCCGAATAGCGGCTTCTTCGCGAATGTCGAGATCACTTCCGAATAGATGCCGAACGCGGGCAGAACCAGGATGTAGACCTCGGGATGGCCCCAGGCCCAGATCAGGTTCAGATACAGCATCGCGTTGCCGCCCGCTTCGTTCGTGAAGAAGTGCATGTCCGCGTAACGGTCGAAGCCCAGCAGCGCCAGCGCGATCGTCAGGATCGGGAATGTCGCCATGATCAGCACGTTCGAGCACAGCGCCGTCCAGGTGAACACGGGCATCTTCATCAGCGACATGCCGGGCGCGCGCATCTTCACGATCGTGACGAAGAAGTTGATCGCCGTGATCAGCGTGCCGACACCGGACAGCTCCAGCGCCCAGATGTAGTAATCGACGCCCACGCCCGGACTGAATTGCAGTTCCGACAGCGGCGGATACGCAAGCCAGCCGACCTGCGCGAACTCGCCGATCACCAGCGAAATGTTCATCAGGATCGCGCTGATCGCCGTCATCCAGAACGACAGCGAATTCAGGAACGGGAACGCAACGTCGCGTGCGCCGATCTGCAGCGGCACGACGATATTGAACAGACCGACCATCAGCGCCATCGCCATGAAGAAGATCATGATGACGCCGTGCGCCGTGAAGATCTGGTCGTAGTGATGCGGCGGCAGATAGCCGGCTGCGCCGCCGCTCGCGAGCGCGAGTTGCAGGCGCATCATCACGGCGTCGGCGAAACCGCGCAGCAGCATCAGCACGGCAACGACGATATACATCACGCCGATTCGCTTGTGATCGACGCTCGTGAGCCATTCGGTCCACAGCCAGCGCCACTTGTGCGCGCGCGTGAGAAACACGGCGACGGCCAGAACGATCAGCCCCATGAGCGCGCCCGCGCCCATGATGATCGGCTGATCGAACGGAATCGCCTCCAGAGTCAGTTTGCCGAACATGCGTTACTCCTTCGAAGCGTTCGTGCTGCAGTTGGCGTCACGGAAATCGACGACATGCCCGCTGTTGTATTTCGCAATGACGTTGTGGAACAGCTTCGGATCCACCGACGAGAAATAGCGCACCGGGTTCTTCTCGCTCGGTTTGGCAACGGCGTAGTAGCCATCCATGTCGAGCCGGTCCGACGACGCCTTGGCCTTCTGCACCCAGCCGTCGAAATCGGCCTGGCTCACGGCGAGCGTGCGGAACTTCATGTCCGAGAAGCCCTTGCCGCTGAAATTCGCCGACACGCCCGCGTAGTCGCCCGCGTGATCCGCGATCAGGTGCACGCGCGTCTGCATGCCCGCCATCGCGTAGACCTGCGTGCCAAGCTGCGGGATGAAGAACGAGTTCATCACCGAGTCCGACGTGATGTGGAAATTGACGGGCGTGCCGACGGGCATCGCCAGCTGGTTCACCGACGCAATACCGAGATCGGGATAGATGAAGAGCCACTTCCAGTCGAGCGCGACGACTTCGACGTCGATCGGCTTCACGTTCGATTCGAGCGGCTTGTACGGGTCGAGCTCGTGCGTGGTGCGCCACGTCAGGATGCCGAGGAACAGGATGATCAGCGCGGGGATCGTCCACACGACCACTTCGATCGCGGTGGAATGCGCCCACTTCGGCGCGTAGACGGCGCTTTTGTTCGACGCGCGATATCGCCACGCGAAGAACAACGTCAACAGGATGACGGGGACGACGACGATCAGCATCGTCCACGTCGCCGTCGCAATCAGCGATTTCTCGGCGACGCCGACACTGCCTTTCGGGTCGAGCACTTCGAGTTGACATCCCGCAAGACACGCCGTCAGACCGACGCTGACGGGTACGAGGCAACCTCTTAAGGTTTTTCTGGCTAACATGTTTGCCCAATAATCGATGAACCACGCTGAACACGTGTGGGGTTTGCGAGGCAAAAAGCACACAGGTCCTATGTGCCCGGCGATTCTAGGGACGCGCAGCGTTTGAAATCCTGACCTCAATCAAGGATGCCGACAGAAACGCTGCGGAAAGACGTGCGACGCGTTGTCACACGATGACGGAAGGTGGAGTGATCCCTGTCGATTCAGAGGTGTATGCGCCGACAGATCGCTTCGGATTGTCTGTCGGCGTGAACCGGGTACGGCGCGCATCTGGCAGCCGCCCGGGCGACGGCCATGCCCGGGCAGTTCGTGCGCATTGCGTCGCTTCAGTTCGCGAGATCGGCGGGCAGCTTGCCGCCGTTCGCAGCGAGCGCCGTCATCAGCTGTTTGTGCAGCCAGATGTTCATCGACGCCGAATCGTTCGTGTCGCCGCCGTACTTCAACTCGCCTGCCAGCTGCTTGCGATGCTCGAGGCTGCTGTCCACGTCGAGCAGCTTCATCAGATCGACGATCGAGCGGCGCCAGTCGAGTTGCTGCGGATTCGCCGCCGCCAGCTGGTCCATCACGGCTGCGACATCGACGTCCGCCAGCGCGGCCGACACAGGTGCAACAGGCGCGCTTGCCGAAGCGTCCACGGGCGTGGGCGCGACGGGCTCGGCGGCCAGCGTCCCGGCCGGCTTCGCCTTGCCGAAAATCTTGCTGACGATGGTTCCAAAGATGCTCATGATGCAGATCCTTCTTATGAAGTGGTTGGAAGTGATTGCGCAACGTCCCTTGTATTCCGACCTTCCTGAATCGCGGCGACGTTGCCTGCGACTAACGCCATTTCATCCGAACCGTTGACCATTGCGCGCAAAAACGTCGCAAGTTTCACGCTTGTTTGCACTCCGGCGCATCTACGCGACACCTTCGCGTTAAAAAATGAAAACTTTTTGCATGCCTGATCAATTTCCATTTTGATTCGGCAAGAATCGTGGCTCGAAGCAGTTCTCTCCCGTTTTTCCAACAACGAGACCACAACCATGAAAAAACTGTTGACCATCGCGGCCTGCACTATCTCCCTGTCGATGCTCGCCGCGTGCGCCGGCCTGGATCGGAGCAAGGAAGAAGCACTGAACCGGCAAGCCGGTATCGAAGTCACGCAGACGAAGGAAGGCGTGCAGGTTCGTCTGCCCGAAAAAGTCCTGTTCAACTTCAACGAGTCGAGCTTGCGCGCCGACGCCACGCCAGCCATTTCGCGCGTGGTCGTTGTGCTGAGCCGCACGCAGAAACCGATGATTGTCGAAGGTCATACGGACAACGTCGGCACGCGCGAATACAACCAGCATCTGTCCGAAGCGCGCGCGAAGTCAGTCGAAGACGAACTCGAGCGCCGTGGCATCGGCGCGTCGCGCATGACGCTGAAGGGCTATGCGTTCGATCGTCCCGTCGCGGACAACGATTCGCCTGAAGGCCGCGCGCGCAATCGCCGCACGGAGATCGTCGTGAAGGGCGAGTCGCTCGAAGCGGTGCTGGGCAAGTAACGTCCGTCAGGCTCACGCACGTGTCGCGGTGCTGTTGCGGCGCGTGCATTGCACCGATCCCATAGCGTCGAATGCGTAAAGATTTGCCAGGAATCCCGCGCGCTTGCGCTAGACCGTCAACGCAAAAATATTGAGACCGTTGAAACCGGCTTCTCTTGCCGGTTCATCGTCTATCGTGTCCTCATTGCGTATCGTCGGAATACTAGGAATTTTTGGATTGTTTGCCGGTTGTGCGCAGATTCCGCCCGAACATCAGGCATCGAATGTGATCGGACCCGTAACGACACAGACGACGCTCGCCGTCACCGACAGCGTCTCGGACAACACAAGTCTTCCATCTGAAGCGATCGCGTCCCGTCCGATAAACGGCGCACTCCAGACGGGCTACGCATCATGGTATGCGCGAAAATTCCAGGGACGCCGCACCGCAAGTGGCGAACACTACGACAGCCGATTGTTGACGGCTGCACATCGTACGCTGCCGCTCGGCAGTTACGTGCGCGTGACTTCCTTGACGACGGAGAAATCGATCGTGGTGCGCATCAACGATCGCGGTCCGTTCGTCAAAGGTCGCATCATCGATCTGTCTTATGCGGCCGCTAGCGCATTAGGCCTGCCCCGTATGGCGTCGATGCAAGTGCAGATTCAAAGCATCGAGAAGCCGGCGAACAAGCGCGTGACATCCGACGGGTCGGAATCTTGATCCGAACCGTGATTGCGACGTGTATCGTCGCGCTGGGCGTTTCCGGCGCGTTCGCGGCGCGATTGAGCAAGGAGACGCGCGGTGCCGCGCTTCTTTCGCCCCGCGCGGTGATCAAGCCGATCACGCGTCCGCTCGCCACGATGAAAGCGCAAGCCAGGAGCGCCCCACCTCGGCGCAAAACTCGCCGCAAGAACAAAACAACCCGCCGCCCCGACATCTTCTACCGCTGGTCGGCCGATCAGTTGATGCTGGGTGGCGTCAATCCGTCGCGAATCGGCAAAAGTGCGGACGACGCCATCGGGAAAGCGGCAAGCGAAAGCGCGGCCTCTCCGATTCCGAAATAGAAAGCCGCGCGACTCAGGCGCGTTCAGATCCGCTCAGGTCGATGCGCCACCGTACTTCACGACATCAAGAAGCGTCTTCTTTTTGTCCTGGTAGTGATAGAGCGTAATCGCGCCTTCCTTCATGTCGCCGTGCGCATCGAAGGCGATACGTCCGATCACGCCGTTGTAGTCGGTTGCGGGTAGCGCGGCGAGCACCTTCGCGGCGTCCGTCGTGTTGGCGCGTCGCATTGCATCGGCGATCACATAGACGGCGTCGTAGGCAAACGGGGCGTTGAAGAGAATCGGACCGTTGAAACGCGCTTCGAAGCGCTTCTGAAACTCCGCGCCCTTCGGCATACGGGAAACCGCAAGACTCGCTTCGGAACATATGAGATTGTTCACCGCGTCGCCAGCAAGCTCGGCCACTTTCTCAGTACATGCGCCATCGCCGCTCAGAACCTTCGCATTCAATCCAAGCGCAGCCGCTTGACGAATGAACGGCCCGACCGTCGAATCCATGCCGCCGAACATGATCACATCGGGATGCGCGCTCTTGATACTGGTGAGGATCGCGCGGAAATCGGCGGCTTTGTCGTTTGTGGCCTCGCGGGAAACGATGCGCGCACCGCCCGCTTGCGCCGCCTTCGCGAACTCGTCGGCGAGACCCTTGCCGTAGGCCGTCGCATCGTCGACGACGGCAATCGTCTTCGCGCCCAGCGATTTGAGCGCATAGCCGCCGAGCGCCGGGCCCTGCTGCGCGTCGGTTGCGACCACGCGGTACGCGCTCTTGTAGCCCTGCTTCGTGTAGTCCGGATTGGTCGACGACGGCGAAATTTCCGCGATGTTCGCGTCGTTATAAATGCGCGATGCGGGAATCGACACACCCGAGTTCAGATGGCCGATCACGGCAACGACATGTTCGTCGACGAACTTCTGCGCGATCTGCGTGCCCGTCTTCGGATCCGCCGCGTCGTCCTCGCCGTCCAGTTCGAGCCGCACCTTGTGCCCGCCGATCACGAGCCCTGTCCTGTTGATATCTTCGACGGCGAGACGCGCGCCGTTCTCGTTGTCCTTGCCCAAGTGGCTGCTGCCGCCCGTCAGCGGGCCCACGTGTCCGATCTTCACCACTTCTTCGACTGCCCCGCTTTCGCTTTGCGCAGCGTGCTGCGATGGCTGCTCTTTCTTGTCGCAGCCCATCAGCGTCAGGCTCGTTAGCGAGATGCCTACCAAGGTCAGTTTTGCGAGATTATTCAACGGCGTTCTCCTCTATTAAAAGCGCTGTGTTTTTTGATCTGATTCGATTCGCATTCCGAATCTATTTTCTAAAAACGGTAGCACGCGGAGGTATTCGTCACTGTAAAGATTGGTCAAGCGATGGACGCATCACACAATGCCGCGTCCTTGACAGAGTTTGACGCATGCCACGCTCGATCCAATGGACAATCGGGATGCGCGCGCGCCACTGCCTTCCGACACGACGCGCGTCGAATTCACCAAACAACCGGAATGAAGACAACCATGAAAAAAAGCTCTCTCGCCCTGCTCGTTTCGCTGCTCGCTGCTGCGGGCGCTGCATCGGCGCAAACCCCCGTCAACGGCATCGTGATGACCCACGACCGCGACGTCGCCGCGAAGATCGAACAGCACGCACGCGAAGTTCAGGCGCAACCCGTCGTCGCCCAGCAGGACATGGATGCGCCCGTCGAGAAAATCGAGCAGAAACCGGCTCACCACCACGGCCATCACCACGCCGCGAAGTCGAAGAAAGCGCACGAACACGCCGACAGCAAGTAAGCACGCATCACGCGACCGCAAACGAAAAACGGGCTAGCACATGCTAGCCCGTTTGTTTTTGCAGCGAAGACCGCCTGGAGAGATCAGGCCTCGGCCAGTGCCGCCGCCTGCACGTCTTCTTCGTCTTCGACGCTCGTGCGGATCAGGTGATCGAACGCAGCCAGCGATGCCTTCGCGCCCTCGCCCACAGCGATCACGATCTGTTTGAACGGCACCGTCGTCACGTCGCCCGCCGCGAACACGCCCGGCACCGACGTCGCGCCCTTCGCATCGACGACGATCTCGCCGTGCTTCGACAGTTCGACCGTGCCCTTCAGCCATTCGGTGTTCGGCACGAGACCGATCTGCACGAACACGCCTTCGAGCTCGACATGCTTCGACTCACCCGACACGCGGTCCTTGTACGTCAAACCGTTGACCTTCTTGCCGTCGCCCGTGATTTCCGTCGTCTGGGCTTCCGTGATCACGACCACGTTCGACAGACTGCGCAGCTTGCGTTGCAGCACTTCGTCAGCGCGCAGCGTCGCGCCGAATTCGATCAGCGTCACGTGATTCACGACGCCCGCCAGATCGATCGCCGCCTCGACGCCCGAGTTGCCGCCGCCGATGACAGCCACGCGCTTGCCCTTGAACAGCGGACCGTCGCAGTGCGGGCAGTATGCGACGCCATGGTTGCGGTACTCGCGCTCGCCCGGCACGTTGATTTCGCGCCAGCGCGCGCCCGTGGCCAGCACGATCGTCCGCGCCTTCAGCACCGCGCCGCTCGCGAGGCGCACTTCGTTGATCTTGCCAGGAATCAGCGCTTCGGCGCGCTGCACGTCCATCACGTCGACTTCATAGCTCTTCACATGCTGTTCGAGCGCCGTCGCGAACTTCGGTCCTTCCGTTTCCTGCACGGACACGAAGTTTTCGATTGCCAGCGTATCGAGCACCTGACCGCCAAAGCGTTCCGCTACGACGCCCGTCGCGATGCCCTTGCGTGCCGCGTAGATCGCAGCCGCCGCGCCAGCAGGACCGCCGCCGACGATCAGCATGTCGAACACCGGCTTGTTCTCCAGTTCCTTCGCGGCGCGCGCACCGGCGTTGGTGTCGAGTTTCGCGAGGATCTCCTTCACGCCGCTGCGGCCCTGGCCGAACACTTCGCCGTTCAGGAACATCGTCGGCACGGCCATGATCTGGCGCGACTCGACTTCGTTCTGGAACAGCGCGCCGTCGATCGCCGTGTGACGGATGCGCGGGTTGATCAGCGCCATGATGTTGAGCGCCTGCACGACTTCCGGGCAGTTCTGGCACGACAGCGAGAAATACGTCTCGAACGCGAAGTCGCCGTCGAGTTCGCGGATCTGCTGGATCACGGCGTCGTCGAGCTTGATCGGATGGCCGCCCGTCTGCAACAGCGCGAGGACCAGCGACGTGAATTCGTGGCCCATCGGGATGCCCGCGAAGCGGATGCCCGTTGCCTTGCCCGGCTCGCCGATCGAAAACGACGGCTTGCGCTCGTCGTCGCCGCGGCGTTCGATGACGCTCACGCGCTCCGACAGCGATGCGATGTCGCTCAGCAGCGCCAGCAGTTCCTGCGACTTCGCGCTGTCGTCGAGCGAAGCGACGATCTCGATAGGACGACTGACTTTCTCGAGGTAGGCTTTAAGTTGGGCTTTCAGATTCGCGTCGAGCATGGTTTTTCGGGGTCCGTGGCGATGGGAATGGGTTTTGATGCGTGCCGGCGCTGCAATGAACGCGGGCAGTAAGGCAATTCGCAAGGCGGGCCTTGCGGACTGCCTCACGCGGCGCCGCTCGTGGCGGCGCCGCTGGGCAGAGGTACAGCTGAATAGCGTGTGGCTTCTAGCGAGCCGTCAAACTTAGATCTTGCCGATCAGGTCGAGCGACGGGCTCAGCGTTTCAGCGCCCGGCGTCCACTTGGCGGGGCAAACTTCACCCGGGTGAGCCGCGATGTATTGCGCAGCCTGCACCTTGCGCAGCAGTTCGCCTGCGTCACGGCCGATGCCGTTGTCGTGCACTTCGCACAGCTTGATCTCGCCTTCCGGGTTGATCACGAACGTGCCGCGCAGCGCCAGGCCTTCTTCTTCGATCAGAACGTCGAAGTTGCGCGAGATTGCCAGCGTCGGGTCGGCGAGCATCGGGTACTTGATCTTCTGGATCGTGTCCGACGTGTCGTGCCATGCCTTGTGCGTGAAGTGCGTATCCGTCGACACGCTGTAGATCTCAACGCCCAGCTTCTTGAATTCTTCGTAACGATCGGCCAGATCGCCCAGTTCCGTCGGGCACACGAACGTGAAGTCGGCCGGGTAGAACACGAACACGGACCACTTGCCCTTCAGCGTCTCTTCGGTAACGGTCGTGAAATCGCCATTGTGGTAAGCGGTTGCCTTGAACGGTTTGACCTGGCTGTTGATGATCGGCATCTGATGCGTCCTCTTCGGTTAAGTGAGTTGCGTTGGGTACTGCGATGGATTGAATTATGAAGGAGCTTGCGAATTCGAGAAATTTGATTGTTACGATTCCCCTAATTTAGATTTCCTATGACGCCAGCCCTGTCTGGCACAAATACTTGATTGACAAGGGAAAGTGCCGTCGGCCGGGCCGCTTTCCGTGCAGGTAAAATGGCCCAAAAAATTTTTCGGACAGAGTTTCCAGCAAGGGTTTTCCGCTTGAGTGAGCTTCAACAGGGGTTTCTTCTCACCCGTCATTGGCGCGATACGGCGTCCGGGACGGAGGTCGAGTTCTGGCTCGCGACCGACGACGGTCCGCGCCACAT
This genomic interval from Paraburkholderia sabiae contains the following:
- a CDS encoding OmpA family protein, which codes for MKKLLTIAACTISLSMLAACAGLDRSKEEALNRQAGIEVTQTKEGVQVRLPEKVLFNFNESSLRADATPAISRVVVVLSRTQKPMIVEGHTDNVGTREYNQHLSEARAKSVEDELERRGIGASRMTLKGYAFDRPVADNDSPEGRARNRRTEIVVKGESLEAVLGK
- a CDS encoding septal ring lytic transglycosylase RlpA family protein; its protein translation is MFAGCAQIPPEHQASNVIGPVTTQTTLAVTDSVSDNTSLPSEAIASRPINGALQTGYASWYARKFQGRRTASGEHYDSRLLTAAHRTLPLGSYVRVTSLTTEKSIVVRINDRGPFVKGRIIDLSYAAASALGLPRMASMQVQIQSIEKPANKRVTSDGSES
- a CDS encoding branched-chain amino acid ABC transporter substrate-binding protein, with protein sequence MGCDKKEQPSQHAAQSESGAVEEVVKIGHVGPLTGGSSHLGKDNENGARLAVEDINRTGLVIGGHKVRLELDGEDDAADPKTGTQIAQKFVDEHVVAVIGHLNSGVSIPASRIYNDANIAEISPSSTNPDYTKQGYKSAYRVVATDAQQGPALGGYALKSLGAKTIAVVDDATAYGKGLADEFAKAAQAGGARIVSREATNDKAADFRAILTSIKSAHPDVIMFGGMDSTVGPFIRQAAALGLNAKVLSGDGACTEKVAELAGDAVNNLICSEASLAVSRMPKGAEFQKRFEARFNGPILFNAPFAYDAVYVIADAMRRANTTDAAKVLAALPATDYNGVIGRIAFDAHGDMKEGAITLYHYQDKKKTLLDVVKYGGAST
- the ahpF gene encoding alkyl hydroperoxide reductase subunit F, translated to MLDANLKAQLKAYLEKVSRPIEIVASLDDSAKSQELLALLSDIASLSERVSVIERRGDDERKPSFSIGEPGKATGIRFAGIPMGHEFTSLVLALLQTGGHPIKLDDAVIQQIRELDGDFAFETYFSLSCQNCPEVVQALNIMALINPRIRHTAIDGALFQNEVESRQIMAVPTMFLNGEVFGQGRSGVKEILAKLDTNAGARAAKELENKPVFDMLIVGGGPAGAAAAIYAARKGIATGVVAERFGGQVLDTLAIENFVSVQETEGPKFATALEQHVKSYEVDVMDVQRAEALIPGKINEVRLASGAVLKARTIVLATGARWREINVPGEREYRNHGVAYCPHCDGPLFKGKRVAVIGGGNSGVEAAIDLAGVVNHVTLIEFGATLRADEVLQRKLRSLSNVVVITEAQTTEITGDGKKVNGLTYKDRVSGESKHVELEGVFVQIGLVPNTEWLKGTVELSKHGEIVVDAKGATSVPGVFAAGDVTTVPFKQIVIAVGEGAKASLAAFDHLIRTSVEDEEDVQAAALAEA
- the ahpC gene encoding alkyl hydroperoxide reductase subunit C, whose product is MPIINSQVKPFKATAYHNGDFTTVTEETLKGKWSVFVFYPADFTFVCPTELGDLADRYEEFKKLGVEIYSVSTDTHFTHKAWHDTSDTIQKIKYPMLADPTLAISRNFDVLIEEEGLALRGTFVINPEGEIKLCEVHDNGIGRDAGELLRKVQAAQYIAAHPGEVCPAKWTPGAETLSPSLDLIGKI